The Neisseria subflava genomic interval CGTTTTCCCAAACTTCCAGGCCGTCTGAAACCTGCTCTCGAATATTATTCATGCCATATTTCAGACGGCCTGTTTAACCCTCTATTGCAAAGCTTGGCACAAGCACCGCTGACCGACGGCAATTAATTACTATATAATCAAACGCATTGTTACCCCTACAAAAGAGCCACACCATGACCACAAAAATTAAAATTGGTATCGTCGGTGCAACCGGTTACACAGGCGTTGAATTGTTACGTCTGCTCAGCAGCCACCCCAACACAGAAGTCACGGCCGTCACCAGCCGAAGCGAAGCCGGTATTGCGGTTGCCGACTACTTCCCCAGCCTGCGCGGCATTCACGACCTTTCATTCCAAACGCCCGAGGATGCCGGACTTGACCGTTGCGACCTCGTGTTCTTCGCTACACCCAACGGCGTAGCCATGAAAGAAGCACCGGCCCTTGTGGAAAAAGGCATACGCGTGATTGACCTGTCTGCCGACTTCCGCATCCGCGACATCCCCACATGGGAAAAATGGTACAAAATGACCCATGCCGCGCCGCAACTCGTTTCCCAAGCAGTGTACGGTTTGTGCGAACTTCACAAAGACGACATCGCTAAAACCATGCTGGTGGCCAATCCAGGTTGTTACCCTACCTGCGTTTCCCTGCCCTTATTGCCGCTGCTTCAGGCTGGCTGTCTGAAAGCCAACGCTCCTCTGATTGCCGACTGTAAATCCGGTGTTTCCGGTGCAGGCCGCAAAGCCAGCACCCACGCCCTATTGTGCGAAGCAGGCGACAACTTCAAAGCCTATGGTGTCGGAGGCCACCGCCATTTGCCTGAAATCCGACAAACCCTGTCCGGACTGCAAGACCATGTTTCAGACGGCCTAATTTTCGTGCCACACCTTGTTCC includes:
- the argC gene encoding N-acetyl-gamma-glutamyl-phosphate reductase, producing the protein MTTKIKIGIVGATGYTGVELLRLLSSHPNTEVTAVTSRSEAGIAVADYFPSLRGIHDLSFQTPEDAGLDRCDLVFFATPNGVAMKEAPALVEKGIRVIDLSADFRIRDIPTWEKWYKMTHAAPQLVSQAVYGLCELHKDDIAKTMLVANPGCYPTCVSLPLLPLLQAGCLKANAPLIADCKSGVSGAGRKASTHALLCEAGDNFKAYGVGGHRHLPEIRQTLSGLQDHVSDGLIFVPHLVPMIRGMHATLYLHLQEHTDPETLLREYYRDSPFVDILPSGSTPETRSVRGANLCRISVQKAPDQDDVWIVLSVIDNLVKGAAGQAVQNMNIMFDLPETTGLTNAPLMP